Proteins encoded in a region of the Prunus persica cultivar Lovell chromosome G4, Prunus_persica_NCBIv2, whole genome shotgun sequence genome:
- the LOC18778624 gene encoding nicotinamide/nicotinic acid mononucleotide adenylyltransferase translates to MDIPPPLSKLALHLVNHDDKDKKYVVLVATGSFNPPTYMHLRMLELARDALSSEGFCVIGGYMSPVNDAYYKRGLISAEHRVQLCRLACQSSEFIMVDPWEARQSSFQRTLTILSRVKGSLSEAGLIPSESLKCMLVCGSDLLHSFGIPGIWIAEQVRGIFRDYGVVCIRREGQDVDKIISNDEILKENRGNIRIVDELVPNQISSTRIRHCISRGLSIKYVTADEVIDYIRQHQLYLNSNDM, encoded by the exons ATGGACATCCCTCCGCCTCTTAGTAAATTAGCTCTGCATTTGGTTAATCACGACGACAA GGACAAGAAATACGTAGTTCTAGTAGCAACTGGAAGTTTCAATCCTCCTACTTATATGCATTTACGAATGTTGG AGCTGGCAAGAGATGCACTGAGTTCAGAAGGCTTTTGTGTCATTGGAGGTTATATGTCACCTGTTAATGATGCGTACTATAAGAGG GGCCTTATATCTGCTGAACATCGTGTACAGTTGTGCCGTCTAGCCTGCCAGAGTTCAGAATTTATAATGGTTGATCCTTGGGAg GCAAGACAGAGTAGCTTCCAGCGCACTTTAACTATTCTGTCTAGAGTCAAGGGTTCCTTGTCTGAGGCTGGGCTGATACCCAGTG AATCCCTTAAGTGCATGCTTGTGTGTGGCTCTGATCTACTCCACTCTTTTGGCATTCCTGGAATTTGGATTGCTGAGCAG GTCAGAGGCATATTTAGAGATTATGGGGTGGTTTGCATTCGCAGGGAAGGACAAGATGTTGATAAAATTATCTCAAatgatgaaattttgaaagagAACAGG GGTAACATAAGAATCGTGGATGAACTTGTACCGAACCAAATAAGTTCAACGAGAATAAG GCATTGCATTTCAAGAGGATTGTCAATAAAATATGTGACTGCAGATGAAGTAATTGATTACATTAGACAACATCAGCTGTACTTGAACTCAAATGACATGTGA
- the LOC18778707 gene encoding patatin-like protein 3: protein MAALSTSSSMLNIDSNSPDVDKLSYEIFSILENNFLFGYNNNGSSAAKENPTAQNLLSDTKPTNLSTPLHHMHSSKHFTGKVRVLAIDAAGATDGLLAANSLAHLESSLRRKSGNPNAAISDFFDVVSGSGSGGILAALLFTRKSKDGSTRPMFTAQEALNFLLDNRRRIFRSSTGGIFRRVFRPTRAEKEREKLFRKTFGDQLSLKDTLKSVLIPCYDMSSRAPFLFSRADAVEMDGYDFKMKDVCTATSAQPAVEVRSVDGRTKIMAVDGGIAMNNPTAAAITHVLNNKQEFPFCNGVEDLLVVSLGNGESELGNLSPSGCLKIAGEGASDLVDQAVSMAFGQSRASNYVRVQANGIISKMHGGLQASNKNKNKNKKIDMLALTEEMLAQKNVEAVLFKGKKMVESTNVEKLEMFAGELIKEEERRKTCFLPTVVLKQTCSTSPSRTSSATTLSTMSSSC, encoded by the exons ATGGCGGCTCTGTCAACATCCTCCTCCATGCTCAACATTGACTCAAACTCTCCCGACGTTGACAAGCTCTCCTACGAAATCTTCTCCATTCTCGAAAACAACTTCCTCTTCGGCTACAACAACAACGGCAGCAGCGCCGccaaagaaaacccaacagcCCAAAACCTCCTCTCCGATACCAAACCCACCAATCTCTCCACTCCCCTCCATCACATGCATTCTAGCAAACACTTCACGGGCAAGGTCCGCGTCCTCGCCATCGACGCCGCCGGCGCCACCGACGGCCTCCTCGCAGCCAACTCCCTCGCCCATCTCGAGTCATCTCTCCGCCGCAAGTCCGGCAATCCCAACGCCGCCATCTCAGACTTCTTCGATGTCGTTTCCGGGTCGGGCTCCGGCGGCATTCTCGCCGCTCTCCTCTTCACCCGGAAGTCTAAGGACGGGTCGACCCGACCCATGTTCACCGCTCAGGAGGCCCTCAACTTCCTCCTCGACAACCGCCGCAGGATCTTCAGGTCGTCGACGGGGGGGATTTTCCGGCGGGTTTTCCGGCCGACGAGGGCGGAGAAGGAGAGGGAGAAGCTCTTCCGCAAGACGTTCGGCGACCAGCTGAGCCTCAAGGACACGCTGAAGTCGGTGCTGATTCCGTGCTACGACATGTCGTCCCGCGCGCCTTTCTTGTTTTCGCGGGCGGACGCGGTGGAGATGGACGGCTACGATTTCAAGATGAAGGACGTGTGCACCGCCACGTCGGCGCAGCCGGCAGTGGAGGTGAGGTCGGTGGACGGGAGGACGAAGATCATGGCCGTCGACGGGGGGATCGCGATGAACAATCCGACGGCTGCGGCAATTACGCACGTGCTGAATAATAAGCAGGAGTTTCCGTTCTGCAATGGGGTTGAGGATCTGTTGGTTGTGTCTCTCGGAAATGGAGAGTCAGAGCTAGGAAATTTGTCGCCTTCTGGCTGCCTCAAAATCGCCGGTGAAGGAGCTTCCGACTTG GTTGATCAAGCTGTTTCCATGGCGTTTGGACAATCTCGAGCAAGCAATTATGTCCGCGTGCAAGCCAACGGCATCATATCGAAAATGCATGGAGGTCTGCAAGCCtcaaacaagaacaagaacaagaacaagaagataGACATGTTGGCCTTGACAGAGGAAATGTTGGCACAGAAAAATGTGGAGGCCGTACTATTCAAAGgcaagaaaatggtggagagCACAAATGTGGAGAAGCTTGAGATGTTTGCTGGGGAGCTgattaaagaagaagagaggagaaaaaCTTGCTTCTTGCCAACTGTGGTTTTGAAACAGACTTGTTCAACATCGCCTAGCAGAACATCATCTGCCACAACCCTATCAACCATGTCATCTTCatgttaa
- the LOC109948396 gene encoding uncharacterized protein LOC109948396 isoform X1: MSPADGDVSESLSDIDDAEVVGYLNSKQAALFKRMIWEAMNKDYDKEKSRKRARMAKKATRAKKPEKAVKVSTVMDTKNRLSSKINYDALDKLNEELGYAPAFEEGTKSNCGSPGDMQLSNEKKNFEGSHDDDFEHESNGYSEEAEARQGHDDDTYVANDQYNGCNYDDEYNYDEECDFDEL, encoded by the exons ATGTCACCTGCGGATGGTGATGTCTCAGAAAGCCTCTCTGATATTGACGATGCAGAG GTTGTTGGCTACCTTAACAGCAAGCAGGCGGCACTGTTTAAAAGAATGATTTGGGAAGCAATGAACAAGGACTATGATAAG GAAAAGAGTAGAAAACGAGCTAGAATGGCCAAGAAAGCTACTCGTGCTAAAAAGCCAGAAAAGGCTGTCAAAGTTTCTACTGTGATGGATACTAAGAAT AGGCTGAGTTCAAAAATCAACTATGATGCTTTGgataaattaaatgaagaGCTT GGTTATGCACCTGCATTCGAAGAAGGCACAAAGTCTAATTGTGGCAGTCCAGGTGATATGCAACTGTCAaatgagaagaagaatttTGAAGGCAgtcatgatgatgattttgagcATGAAAGTAATGGATACAGTGAAGAGGCTGAAGCCAGACAAGGCCATGATGATGATACATATGTTGCAAATGACCAATATAATGGATGCAACTATGATGACGAATACAATTACGATGAGGAATGCGATTTTGACGAATTATga
- the LOC109948396 gene encoding uncharacterized protein LOC109948396 isoform X2, which produces MVMSQKASLILTMQSKQAALFKRMIWEAMNKDYDKEKSRKRARMAKKATRAKKPEKAVKVSTVMDTKNRLSSKINYDALDKLNEELGYAPAFEEGTKSNCGSPGDMQLSNEKKNFEGSHDDDFEHESNGYSEEAEARQGHDDDTYVANDQYNGCNYDDEYNYDEECDFDEL; this is translated from the exons ATGGTGATGTCTCAGAAAGCCTCTCTGATATTGACGATGCAGAG CAAGCAGGCGGCACTGTTTAAAAGAATGATTTGGGAAGCAATGAACAAGGACTATGATAAG GAAAAGAGTAGAAAACGAGCTAGAATGGCCAAGAAAGCTACTCGTGCTAAAAAGCCAGAAAAGGCTGTCAAAGTTTCTACTGTGATGGATACTAAGAAT AGGCTGAGTTCAAAAATCAACTATGATGCTTTGgataaattaaatgaagaGCTT GGTTATGCACCTGCATTCGAAGAAGGCACAAAGTCTAATTGTGGCAGTCCAGGTGATATGCAACTGTCAaatgagaagaagaatttTGAAGGCAgtcatgatgatgattttgagcATGAAAGTAATGGATACAGTGAAGAGGCTGAAGCCAGACAAGGCCATGATGATGATACATATGTTGCAAATGACCAATATAATGGATGCAACTATGATGACGAATACAATTACGATGAGGAATGCGATTTTGACGAATTATga
- the LOC109948396 gene encoding uncharacterized protein LOC109948396 isoform X3, whose translation MNRSKQAALFKRMIWEAMNKDYDKEKSRKRARMAKKATRAKKPEKAVKVSTVMDTKNRLSSKINYDALDKLNEELGYAPAFEEGTKSNCGSPGDMQLSNEKKNFEGSHDDDFEHESNGYSEEAEARQGHDDDTYVANDQYNGCNYDDEYNYDEECDFDEL comes from the exons ATGAATAGAAG CAAGCAGGCGGCACTGTTTAAAAGAATGATTTGGGAAGCAATGAACAAGGACTATGATAAG GAAAAGAGTAGAAAACGAGCTAGAATGGCCAAGAAAGCTACTCGTGCTAAAAAGCCAGAAAAGGCTGTCAAAGTTTCTACTGTGATGGATACTAAGAAT AGGCTGAGTTCAAAAATCAACTATGATGCTTTGgataaattaaatgaagaGCTT GGTTATGCACCTGCATTCGAAGAAGGCACAAAGTCTAATTGTGGCAGTCCAGGTGATATGCAACTGTCAaatgagaagaagaatttTGAAGGCAgtcatgatgatgattttgagcATGAAAGTAATGGATACAGTGAAGAGGCTGAAGCCAGACAAGGCCATGATGATGATACATATGTTGCAAATGACCAATATAATGGATGCAACTATGATGACGAATACAATTACGATGAGGAATGCGATTTTGACGAATTATga
- the LOC109948396 gene encoding uncharacterized protein LOC109948396 isoform X4: MIWEAMNKDYDKEKSRKRARMAKKATRAKKPEKAVKVSTVMDTKNRLSSKINYDALDKLNEELGYAPAFEEGTKSNCGSPGDMQLSNEKKNFEGSHDDDFEHESNGYSEEAEARQGHDDDTYVANDQYNGCNYDDEYNYDEECDFDEL; this comes from the exons ATGATTTGGGAAGCAATGAACAAGGACTATGATAAG GAAAAGAGTAGAAAACGAGCTAGAATGGCCAAGAAAGCTACTCGTGCTAAAAAGCCAGAAAAGGCTGTCAAAGTTTCTACTGTGATGGATACTAAGAAT AGGCTGAGTTCAAAAATCAACTATGATGCTTTGgataaattaaatgaagaGCTT GGTTATGCACCTGCATTCGAAGAAGGCACAAAGTCTAATTGTGGCAGTCCAGGTGATATGCAACTGTCAaatgagaagaagaatttTGAAGGCAgtcatgatgatgattttgagcATGAAAGTAATGGATACAGTGAAGAGGCTGAAGCCAGACAAGGCCATGATGATGATACATATGTTGCAAATGACCAATATAATGGATGCAACTATGATGACGAATACAATTACGATGAGGAATGCGATTTTGACGAATTATga